One window from the genome of Magnetococcales bacterium encodes:
- the fliG gene encoding flagellar motor switch protein FliG, whose protein sequence is MKKSTPRRVRLSGKEKAAVFLLSLPDADSKKIMEGLQEDEIREISRTISRMGVMSQDVVQAVRQEFLDKFELQQFDVRGGMGKVKDLVMKALGKEKGRQLLKELQQGPKNTPWEILNSMEPTLVATFLANEHPQSIALILSQLQLEQASFVIDFLAHDIQQEVVYRMARLGNLPPGALMDIEESLLTELNALGATRGSYAQEGGGGVKKVAELLNMMSRDLSDKLLAYLDEEDNPLAEEVRKEMFLFEDLLLMDDKSFQTLLREISNDELLSALKGADDRLKEKFFLNMSERAAEMLREDLEMMGPVKVSDVEAAQQGILKIARKLESEGAIVIMGKGSDDVVL, encoded by the coding sequence GTGAAAAAATCCACACCCCGACGTGTCCGTTTGAGTGGCAAGGAGAAGGCGGCGGTCTTTTTATTGTCGCTGCCGGATGCCGATTCCAAGAAGATCATGGAGGGATTGCAGGAGGATGAAATCCGGGAAATTTCCCGGACCATTTCGCGGATGGGGGTGATGTCGCAGGATGTGGTTCAGGCGGTGCGGCAGGAATTTCTCGACAAGTTCGAGTTGCAGCAGTTCGATGTCCGTGGCGGCATGGGGAAGGTGAAGGACCTGGTGATGAAGGCCCTGGGCAAGGAGAAGGGGCGGCAGTTGCTCAAGGAGTTGCAGCAGGGGCCGAAGAATACCCCCTGGGAGATTCTCAACTCCATGGAACCGACGCTTGTGGCAACTTTTCTGGCCAACGAGCATCCGCAGAGCATTGCCCTGATCCTGTCGCAATTGCAACTGGAACAGGCTTCGTTCGTCATCGATTTTCTGGCCCACGACATCCAGCAGGAGGTGGTCTATCGCATGGCGCGCCTGGGAAATCTGCCACCCGGGGCGCTGATGGACATCGAGGAATCGTTGTTGACCGAACTCAACGCCCTGGGGGCGACCCGTGGCAGCTATGCCCAGGAGGGTGGTGGTGGTGTCAAGAAGGTGGCGGAACTGCTCAACATGATGAGCCGGGACCTTTCGGACAAGCTGTTGGCCTATCTCGACGAGGAGGACAATCCCCTGGCCGAGGAGGTGCGCAAGGAGATGTTCCTGTTCGAGGACCTCTTGCTCATGGACGACAAGAGCTTCCAGACGTTGTTGCGGGAAATTTCCAACGACGAGCTGCTTTCGGCGCTCAAGGGGGCCGACGATCGCCTCAAGGAGAAGTTCTTCCTCAACATGTCGGAGCGGGCGGCGGAAATGTTGCGCGAGGACCTGGAGATGATGGGACCGGTCAAGGTATCCGATGTCGAGGCGGCGCAGCAGGGGATTCTCAAGATTGCCAGAAAACTGGAATCGGAAGGGGCGATTGTCATCATGGGCAAGGGTTCCGACGACGTGGTCCTGTAA